From the Streptomyces pluripotens genome, one window contains:
- a CDS encoding glutamate ABC transporter substrate-binding protein — MFAARTRTSLRGWGGVGAMAVLCALAMAFALLLPCTQAAHRPVRAGQRVATGSQARAGDCTESQAQEQTLPPSGADGPTIDAIKARTGAKRKLVVGIDQNSYRWGYRNPNTEGAQLEGFDIDLVHRIAQDILGDPDAVQFKAIPTSQRIPAIQNGRVDMVVRTMTITCNRLTQVAFSAPYFKTGQQVLAPKSSRITGYDDSLAHKKICTATGSTAFIKLTADRKSGRLPASTDISTTVPNQLDCLVRLQLGEVDAVVTDGALAASQAAQDPTVELKGKAFTTEYYGVAMKKNASDLVRRVNRVLMDYRAHGWQESYDTWLSATLGKDSAASEPPAPRYLRAG; from the coding sequence ATGTTCGCGGCACGTACCCGAACCTCCCTGCGGGGCTGGGGCGGGGTCGGTGCGATGGCGGTGCTGTGCGCGCTGGCGATGGCGTTCGCCCTGCTGCTGCCGTGCACCCAGGCAGCACACCGGCCAGTCCGTGCCGGACAGCGGGTGGCCACCGGCAGCCAGGCCCGCGCCGGCGACTGCACGGAGTCCCAGGCCCAGGAGCAGACCCTGCCGCCCTCCGGCGCGGACGGCCCCACGATCGACGCCATCAAGGCCCGGACGGGCGCCAAGCGCAAACTGGTCGTCGGTATCGACCAGAACAGCTACCGCTGGGGCTACCGCAACCCCAACACCGAGGGCGCACAGTTGGAGGGCTTCGACATCGACCTGGTGCACCGAATAGCACAGGACATCCTCGGTGACCCGGATGCCGTTCAGTTCAAGGCCATTCCCACCAGCCAGCGCATCCCGGCGATCCAGAACGGCCGGGTGGACATGGTCGTGCGGACCATGACCATCACCTGCAACCGTCTGACGCAAGTGGCCTTCTCCGCCCCCTACTTCAAGACCGGGCAGCAGGTACTCGCACCCAAGTCGTCCCGTATCACCGGCTACGACGACTCGCTCGCGCACAAGAAGATCTGCACGGCGACCGGTTCGACCGCGTTCATCAAGCTGACGGCCGACCGGAAGTCCGGCCGTCTGCCCGCCTCCACCGACATCTCCACCACCGTCCCGAACCAGTTGGACTGCCTGGTCCGGCTGCAACTCGGCGAGGTGGACGCGGTGGTGACCGACGGCGCCCTCGCCGCCAGCCAGGCCGCCCAAGATCCGACCGTCGAGCTCAAGGGCAAGGCGTTCACGACCGAGTACTACGGCGTGGCGATGAAGAAGAACGCCTCCGATCTCGTACGCCGGGTCAATCGCGTTCTGATGGACTACCGAGCGCACGGCTGGCAGGAGTCGTACGACACGTGGTTGTCGGCGACACTGGGGAAGGACTCGGCGGCGTCCGAGCCACCGGCGCCTCGGTATCTGCGCGCCGGCTGA
- a CDS encoding PP2C family serine/threonine-protein phosphatase → MSQMPQQAALKKCPSCAEPVEPGDLFCGACGYDLSVVPAPPQDHPTLAMTGSPGDGTDRPTSEPADRSGPGSGGPPLPGHEAGAPGRERPAGSGVRFDRPADLDEYPLQAPDPRPAAGSGAGPAAPQQMCVACCAGRVDSDGYCENCGHAQPRERDHLERESGPVAAVSDRGLRHHRNEDAFTVGHTTLADGTPAALAVVCDGVSSATRPDDASLAAARTAGDSLLAALPHGTHPQQAMHEAIVSAAQAVNALAEEPATARDHLPHQNAPACTFVGAVVASGLLVVGWVGDSRVYWVPDDRGAPPARLTEDDSWAAQMVAAGLMGEAEAYADERAHAITGWLGADAYELEPHTACFKPDRPGVVVVCTDGLWNYAETAEEMSEAVPPDAAARPLHCARVLVGHALDGGGHDNVTVAVLPFPAPPQGAGSA, encoded by the coding sequence ATGTCGCAGATGCCCCAGCAGGCCGCACTGAAGAAGTGCCCGAGCTGCGCTGAGCCCGTCGAACCAGGCGATCTCTTCTGCGGAGCGTGCGGATACGACCTTTCGGTGGTACCCGCTCCGCCGCAGGACCATCCGACGCTCGCCATGACCGGTTCCCCCGGAGACGGCACGGACCGGCCCACGTCAGAACCGGCCGACCGGTCCGGCCCCGGCTCCGGTGGCCCTCCCCTGCCCGGGCACGAGGCCGGTGCACCCGGCCGGGAGCGGCCCGCGGGCTCCGGGGTGCGCTTCGACCGGCCGGCGGATCTCGACGAGTACCCGCTGCAAGCGCCGGACCCGCGCCCCGCCGCCGGCTCCGGTGCCGGTCCGGCCGCCCCGCAGCAGATGTGCGTGGCCTGTTGTGCGGGGCGGGTGGACAGCGACGGGTACTGCGAGAACTGCGGGCACGCCCAGCCACGCGAACGCGACCACCTGGAGCGGGAGTCGGGCCCGGTCGCCGCCGTCAGCGACCGGGGCCTGCGCCATCACCGCAACGAGGACGCCTTCACCGTCGGCCACACCACGCTCGCCGACGGTACACCCGCCGCCCTCGCGGTCGTCTGCGACGGCGTCTCGTCGGCCACCCGCCCCGACGACGCCTCCCTGGCGGCGGCTCGGACGGCCGGTGACTCACTGCTGGCGGCCCTGCCGCACGGCACCCACCCGCAGCAGGCCATGCACGAGGCGATCGTCAGCGCAGCACAGGCCGTCAACGCACTGGCCGAGGAACCCGCCACGGCCCGCGACCACCTCCCGCACCAGAACGCCCCGGCCTGCACCTTCGTCGGCGCGGTGGTCGCTTCCGGGCTGCTGGTCGTCGGCTGGGTCGGCGACAGCCGGGTCTACTGGGTGCCGGACGACCGCGGTGCGCCGCCCGCCCGACTGACCGAGGACGACTCCTGGGCCGCACAGATGGTCGCCGCCGGGCTGATGGGCGAGGCCGAGGCGTACGCCGACGAACGCGCCCACGCGATCACCGGCTGGCTCGGCGCGGATGCCTACGAGCTGGAGCCGCACACCGCTTGCTTCAAGCCGGACCGGCCCGGTGTCGTGGTGGTGTGCACAGACGGGCTGTGGAACTACGCCGAAACGGCCGAGGAGATGTCCGAGGCGGTCCCGCCGGACGCTGCGGCACGCCCGCTGCACTGCGCCCGGGTACTGGTCGGCCACGCCCTGGACGGCGGGGGCCACGACAACGTAACAGTGGCGGTCCTGCCGTTCCCGGCGCCGCCTCAGGGGGCAGGATCGGCCTGA
- a CDS encoding vWA domain-containing protein, with amino-acid sequence MANFAKSTVPQFSVEVYQNEYLPQGGHEVNTIVTVTATGGGTIGSSVTAPFYPTGQRPSAAVALMVDCSGSMDYPPTKMRNARDATAAAIDTLRDGTHFAVIGGTHMAKEVYPGGGRLAVADATTRAQAKQALRRLSAGGGTAIGTWLRLADRLLSSADVTIRHGVLLTDGRNEHESPEDLREALGACAGRLTCDARGVGTDWEVKEVTGIASALLGTADIVADPSGLATDFTQMMETVMGKEVADVALRIWTPVGASLRFVKQVAPTVEDLTARRTEAGPRAGDYPTGSWGDESRDYHVCVEVPPAGLGQEMLAARVSLIVPQPDGSAQSLGAQGLVRAVWTDDMTASTSINPQVAHYTGQAELAQAIQQGLELRKSGDFDGATAKLGRAVQLASASGNADTAKLLAKVVDVVDAATGTVRLKTKVAEADEMTLETRSTKTVRVKK; translated from the coding sequence ATGGCCAATTTCGCGAAGTCGACCGTGCCGCAGTTCTCGGTGGAGGTCTACCAGAACGAGTACCTGCCGCAGGGCGGCCACGAGGTCAACACCATCGTCACGGTGACGGCGACGGGCGGCGGCACCATCGGCAGCTCGGTCACCGCCCCCTTCTATCCGACCGGGCAGCGGCCCTCCGCCGCCGTGGCCCTCATGGTCGACTGCTCGGGCTCCATGGACTACCCGCCGACCAAGATGCGCAATGCCCGCGACGCCACCGCCGCCGCCATCGACACCCTGCGTGACGGCACCCACTTCGCGGTGATCGGCGGCACGCACATGGCCAAGGAGGTGTACCCGGGCGGCGGGCGACTCGCGGTCGCCGACGCCACCACCCGTGCACAGGCCAAACAGGCACTGCGCCGGCTGAGCGCGGGCGGCGGTACGGCCATCGGTACCTGGCTGCGCCTCGCCGACCGGCTGCTGTCCTCGGCGGACGTCACCATCCGGCACGGCGTCCTGCTCACCGACGGCCGCAACGAACACGAGTCACCGGAGGACCTGAGGGAAGCGCTGGGTGCGTGCGCCGGACGGCTCACCTGTGACGCACGAGGCGTGGGCACCGACTGGGAAGTGAAAGAAGTCACAGGTATCGCCTCCGCGCTGCTCGGCACCGCCGATATCGTCGCCGACCCGTCGGGCCTGGCCACCGACTTCACCCAGATGATGGAGACGGTGATGGGCAAAGAGGTCGCCGACGTCGCCCTGCGGATCTGGACGCCGGTCGGCGCGTCCCTCAGATTCGTCAAGCAAGTCGCTCCCACCGTCGAGGACTTGACTGCTCGGCGCACCGAGGCAGGGCCCCGAGCCGGGGACTACCCCACCGGATCCTGGGGCGACGAGTCCCGCGACTACCACGTGTGCGTGGAGGTTCCACCGGCTGGCCTCGGCCAGGAGATGCTCGCCGCCAGGGTCTCCCTGATCGTGCCCCAACCGGACGGAAGTGCACAAAGCCTCGGCGCGCAGGGGCTCGTACGGGCCGTCTGGACCGACGACATGACCGCGTCCACCTCGATCAATCCGCAGGTCGCCCACTACACCGGGCAGGCCGAACTCGCACAAGCCATCCAGCAAGGCCTCGAACTCCGTAAATCGGGTGATTTCGACGGCGCAACGGCCAAACTGGGGCGGGCAGTTCAGCTCGCGAGTGCCTCGGGGAACGCGGATACTGCGAAACTGCTTGCGAAGGTGGTGGACGTGGTCGATGCCGCGACAGGTACTGTGCGGTTGAAGACGAAGGTCGCCGAGGCCGATGAGATGACTCTCGAGACCCGGTCCACAAAGACTGTTCGTGTAAAGAAGTGA
- a CDS encoding serine/threonine-protein kinase gives MSQPGQECQRPGCEGRYEDVGGGELYCDACGLAPVVSATGMVGSPPTGMTRGSAQSGSSGSSRTASQSSKSRRSVSGRLSRSLSGRSSGRSVSVRSSGSSSSTSARGRLGAGLVSVPQVPRPDPRAMVLENPEVLERKRFCSRADCGAPVGRARGERPGRTEGFCTKCGHPYSFVPKLRAGDIVHGQYEVAGCLAHGGLGWIYLAVDRAVADRWVVLKGLLDTGDQDAMAAAISERRFLAEIEHANIVRIYNFVEHLDQRTGSLDGYIVMEYVGGKSLKEIANARRTPDGRRDPLPVEQACAYGIEALEALGHLHSRNLLYCDFKVDNAIQTEDQLKLIDMGAVRRVDDDESAIYGTIGYQAPEVAETGPSVASDLYTVARTLAVLTFDFQGYTNLYADSLPDPDTIEVFRRYESFYRLLVRATDPDPARRFASAQEMSEQLTGVLREVVALQTGQARPALSTLFGPEIKVTDTELFPHLSEDVSRLGSRAARGAKRQPVAPSSPSALVRPVDVRAAALALPVPLVDPDDPNAGFLAGLMAAAPAELISALDAAPTPTVETRLRQVRARLERGDHQGALMGLGKLDEERPDDWRVVWYRGVSALVTGDLEGAALAFDAIYDAFPGEAAPKLALGLCAEVLGQLDNAAEYYYLVWATDPSHVSAAFGLARVELAAGDRRGAVKTLESVPESSIHYTAARIAAVRARIKQRTAPPGDVPFLDDLTAAAGQVEALQAYGLDPARRAQLSAEVLGCALDWVLSVGQSTTPPAAGGQVLLGSGLDERGLRFGLERAYRTLARLAPGGEERIELVERANRYRPRTWV, from the coding sequence ATGAGTCAGCCGGGGCAGGAGTGCCAGCGGCCGGGGTGCGAGGGCCGTTACGAGGACGTCGGCGGCGGTGAGCTGTACTGCGACGCCTGCGGCCTGGCACCCGTGGTCTCGGCGACCGGGATGGTCGGCTCGCCGCCCACCGGAATGACCAGGGGCTCCGCGCAGAGCGGTAGTTCCGGCAGTTCCCGTACGGCCTCCCAGTCGTCGAAGTCGCGCCGCTCGGTGTCCGGGCGTCTCTCCCGCTCGCTGTCGGGCAGGTCCAGCGGCCGATCGGTGTCGGTGCGCAGCTCCGGTTCGTCGTCGAGCACGTCGGCACGCGGTCGACTGGGCGCCGGGCTGGTGAGCGTGCCGCAGGTTCCGCGGCCCGACCCCCGCGCGATGGTGCTGGAGAACCCGGAGGTGCTTGAGCGGAAGCGGTTCTGCTCACGGGCCGACTGCGGGGCACCGGTCGGCCGGGCCCGCGGTGAGCGGCCGGGGCGCACGGAAGGTTTCTGCACCAAGTGCGGGCACCCCTACTCCTTCGTGCCCAAGCTGAGGGCTGGGGACATCGTGCACGGCCAGTACGAGGTCGCAGGCTGCCTCGCGCACGGCGGACTCGGCTGGATCTACCTCGCCGTGGACCGGGCCGTCGCCGACCGGTGGGTGGTACTCAAGGGCCTGCTGGACACCGGGGACCAGGACGCGATGGCGGCGGCCATCTCCGAGCGGCGCTTCCTGGCGGAGATAGAGCACGCCAACATCGTGCGGATCTACAACTTCGTGGAGCACCTCGACCAGCGCACCGGCTCCCTCGACGGCTACATCGTCATGGAGTACGTGGGCGGCAAGTCACTCAAGGAGATCGCCAACGCCCGCCGCACTCCCGACGGCCGGCGCGATCCGCTGCCGGTGGAGCAGGCCTGCGCGTACGGCATCGAGGCGCTGGAGGCGCTGGGCCATCTGCACAGCCGCAACCTGCTGTACTGCGACTTCAAGGTCGACAACGCCATCCAGACCGAGGACCAGCTCAAACTGATCGACATGGGCGCGGTGCGCCGCGTGGACGACGACGAGTCGGCGATCTACGGCACGATCGGCTACCAGGCACCGGAGGTCGCCGAGACCGGCCCGTCGGTGGCCAGCGACCTGTACACGGTGGCCCGGACGCTCGCGGTACTCACCTTCGACTTCCAGGGGTACACAAACCTCTACGCGGACTCCTTGCCCGACCCGGACACGATCGAGGTCTTCCGCCGCTACGAGTCCTTCTACCGGCTCCTGGTGCGTGCCACCGACCCCGACCCGGCCCGCCGGTTCGCCTCCGCGCAGGAGATGTCCGAGCAGCTGACCGGCGTGCTGCGTGAGGTCGTCGCGCTGCAGACCGGGCAGGCGCGGCCGGCCCTGTCGACGCTGTTCGGGCCCGAGATCAAGGTCACGGACACGGAGTTGTTCCCGCACCTGAGCGAGGACGTGTCCCGGCTGGGGTCACGGGCGGCGCGCGGTGCGAAACGACAACCGGTCGCCCCCTCCAGCCCGTCGGCCCTCGTCAGGCCCGTGGACGTCCGGGCCGCCGCCCTCGCCCTGCCGGTGCCGCTGGTCGACCCGGACGACCCCAACGCCGGTTTCCTGGCGGGCCTGATGGCCGCCGCGCCGGCCGAGCTGATCAGCGCGCTGGATGCGGCGCCCACGCCGACCGTGGAAACCCGACTGCGGCAGGTCCGCGCCCGGCTGGAGAGGGGCGACCACCAGGGCGCGCTGATGGGCCTGGGCAAGCTGGACGAGGAGCGGCCCGACGACTGGCGGGTGGTGTGGTACCGGGGCGTGAGCGCCCTGGTCACCGGCGACCTCGAAGGTGCCGCGCTCGCCTTCGATGCGATCTACGACGCTTTCCCCGGCGAGGCCGCGCCCAAGCTCGCGCTCGGCCTGTGCGCGGAGGTGCTGGGCCAGTTGGACAACGCCGCCGAGTACTACTACCTGGTGTGGGCGACCGACCCGAGTCATGTGAGCGCGGCCTTCGGACTCGCCCGGGTGGAGCTCGCGGCCGGGGACCGGCGCGGCGCCGTCAAGACGCTGGAGTCGGTGCCGGAATCCTCCATCCACTACACGGCCGCCCGCATCGCCGCCGTCCGGGCCCGGATCAAACAGCGCACGGCGCCCCCCGGTGACGTACCGTTCCTTGACGACCTGACGGCCGCCGCCGGACAGGTCGAGGCGCTGCAGGCATACGGTCTGGACCCAGCACGGCGCGCACAGTTGTCGGCGGAGGTTCTCGGCTGTGCACTGGACTGGGTACTGTCCGTGGGCCAGAGCACCACTCCGCCTGCCGCTGGTGGACAGGTGCTGCTGGGCAGCGGTCTGGACGAGCGGGGCCTCCGGTTCGGCCTGGAACGTGCCTACCGCACGCTGGCCCGGCTGGCACCGGGCGGCGAGGAGAGGATCGAACTGGTGGAACGGGCCAACCGTTACCGCCCCCGGACGTGGGTGTAG